One Alteromonas gilva DNA segment encodes these proteins:
- a CDS encoding SDR family NAD(P)-dependent oxidoreductase, whose translation MMEDSNVNGNNIVITGGTRGIGKNVSLKLAAYSTKIIIVGSDPLAGDNAVTDIKNSSDNENVDFIKCDFSSLKQVEQLSKDISKKMPTVDILVNNAGIVSPKHQLSDDRIEKTLAVNYFSHVLLTTSLLENIKTSKNGLIVNVTSDCHKLRTFDFTDFDNSKDYHWMLAYNRSKLANVLFNHELADRLIDTNIKVNSISPGGVRTGIYDELQFFVRLASKLTCSSVDKGANYICNLIFQNLTKGGSGLYYSKSKLKKSCDATYDKNLKTSLWDLTEKMISMKLNK comes from the coding sequence ATGATGGAGGATAGTAATGTGAATGGAAACAATATAGTTATAACTGGCGGAACTAGAGGTATAGGTAAGAATGTTTCTCTAAAACTGGCTGCCTACTCGACCAAAATAATTATTGTTGGTAGTGATCCCCTCGCAGGTGATAATGCTGTAACCGATATAAAAAATTCTAGTGATAATGAAAACGTTGATTTTATAAAATGCGATTTTTCTTCGCTCAAACAAGTAGAACAGTTGTCCAAAGATATCTCCAAAAAAATGCCAACAGTTGATATACTTGTGAATAACGCTGGAATAGTGTCTCCAAAACATCAATTGAGTGATGACCGTATAGAAAAAACTCTGGCGGTAAATTACTTTAGCCACGTTTTGTTAACTACATCTTTACTAGAAAATATTAAGACCAGTAAAAATGGTCTTATAGTTAATGTAACTTCTGATTGTCACAAACTTAGAACTTTTGACTTTACCGACTTTGACAACTCAAAGGATTATCATTGGATGCTGGCTTATAATCGTTCTAAGTTAGCAAATGTGCTCTTTAACCATGAATTGGCTGATAGGCTTATTGATACTAATATTAAAGTTAATTCGATAAGCCCAGGGGGAGTTCGTACAGGTATTTATGATGAGCTCCAGTTTTTTGTTAGACTAGCCAGCAAGCTAACTTGCAGCTCTGTAGATAAAGGAGCAAATTATATTTGTAATTTGATTTTTCAAAACTTAACTAAAGGTGGGAGTGGGCTGTATTATTCTAAAAGTAAATTAAAAAAATCATGTGATGCGACATATGATAAAAACCTAAAAACTTCATTGTGGGATTTGACAGAAAAAATGATTTCGATGAAGCTAAATAAATAA
- a CDS encoding ABC transporter permease, whose product MNKIIKAVFKKELLLALRDKRGMIAILFVPLFLMPMMTFIGTFVGLQAAPSKQESKSFKIGIQQHKDLESLGQIMKDTKFKKVGSTIAFKDALAIKNSVRDGQLNIGIIVGDGDGDGDDIHSKSLKVFYNRSIGNSETELLRQVFTNYEREIVEAALQKYDLDMPTKLTLLSPLNVKMEKLKITDERDIRKQFGIPFSTGVLIFMMIFCFLGASSYCFDVTVVERQTGSLETMLMVPQKPSDIVFGKLIFICSTGFVSIFAGLVGMSGFGLLTSLLASSSKVTSNENMHSQVLEFFIFLNSISLWDISILFIYAIPLFVLICTTLMAIGAFVKSGKEGKALTFPLLIIVIASNTIAQLPIDNVSGVLAFVPFVNAALGMKIHFMGNDGLYWLLTTSAVNISLTAIFITYCGSMFSNVRILRTQ is encoded by the coding sequence ATGAATAAAATAATCAAAGCTGTATTCAAAAAAGAGTTATTGTTGGCATTGAGAGATAAGAGAGGAATGATTGCAATATTATTTGTCCCTTTATTCTTGATGCCTATGATGACCTTTATCGGGACGTTTGTAGGCTTGCAAGCTGCCCCGTCTAAACAAGAAAGCAAGTCATTCAAAATTGGCATTCAGCAGCATAAAGATCTAGAAAGTTTGGGCCAAATCATGAAGGACACAAAATTCAAAAAGGTTGGGTCTACCATAGCCTTTAAGGATGCCTTAGCTATAAAGAATAGCGTTCGTGATGGTCAGCTTAATATAGGTATTATCGTTGGTGATGGTGATGGTGATGGTGATGATATCCACTCGAAAAGTTTAAAAGTTTTTTATAATAGAAGCATAGGTAATTCAGAGACGGAATTATTGAGACAAGTGTTTACCAATTATGAGAGAGAAATTGTGGAAGCGGCGTTACAAAAGTACGATTTAGATATGCCGACCAAGTTGACATTGCTGAGCCCATTAAACGTAAAAATGGAGAAGCTAAAAATTACTGATGAACGCGACATTAGAAAACAGTTTGGAATTCCGTTTTCGACTGGTGTTTTAATTTTTATGATGATTTTTTGCTTTTTAGGTGCATCCTCTTACTGTTTTGACGTCACAGTTGTTGAGCGCCAAACTGGTTCACTAGAAACTATGCTAATGGTTCCACAGAAACCGTCAGACATCGTTTTTGGGAAACTAATTTTTATTTGTTCAACTGGTTTCGTTAGTATTTTCGCTGGCCTGGTCGGAATGTCCGGCTTCGGTTTATTAACAAGTTTATTAGCGAGTAGTAGTAAAGTGACATCTAATGAAAATATGCATTCGCAAGTACTCGAATTCTTCATTTTTTTGAATTCTATAAGTTTGTGGGATATTTCTATATTGTTTATATATGCGATACCACTTTTCGTATTGATTTGCACAACCTTAATGGCGATCGGTGCTTTTGTAAAATCCGGAAAAGAAGGGAAAGCGCTAACATTTCCATTGCTAATCATTGTAATTGCTTCAAATACTATCGCTCAACTACCCATCGATAATGTTTCTGGTGTGTTAGCCTTTGTTCCATTCGTAAACGCCGCATTGGGCATGAAAATTCATTTTATGGGAAATGATGGTCTATATTGGTTGTTAACAACAAGTGCCGTAAACATATCTTTAACAGCAATCTTTATCACGTATTGTGGCAGCATGTTTAGTAATGTCCGAATTTTGAGGACACAATAA
- a CDS encoding ABC transporter ATP-binding protein: MLDVIGVGKTFKNSKNSRKNDCRIDGDNFHALRDISFSCSSREIVGILGANGAGKTTLLRILCSVLSKSKGIIKLNGNAIDSTSQMKKNFGLLSGTKGLYANMTAREILEFYGTLYEIDEDSFNCRITKISEKLSIQNFLDVQIKRFSQGMKQRVAFARALIHDPNILILDEPTTGMDVPSARNVINFINNCQEDGKLVLVSTHNMSEVEKLCTKVVLLHDGLVKFQGTTEQMKATGKSDQLDDAFTNLCM; this comes from the coding sequence ATGTTAGATGTTATAGGAGTTGGCAAAACATTTAAGAACTCAAAGAACAGTCGAAAAAATGATTGTCGTATCGACGGGGATAATTTCCATGCTCTCAGAGACATAAGTTTCAGTTGCAGTTCTCGAGAAATTGTAGGCATCCTTGGGGCCAACGGCGCGGGAAAAACAACGTTACTTAGGATTCTTTGCTCTGTCCTATCAAAGAGCAAAGGAATCATAAAACTCAACGGCAATGCAATTGATTCAACGTCGCAAATGAAAAAGAATTTTGGCCTTCTATCTGGCACAAAAGGACTTTATGCCAATATGACAGCGAGAGAAATCTTAGAGTTTTATGGAACTCTATATGAAATCGATGAAGACTCATTTAATTGTAGAATTACCAAAATAAGCGAAAAACTTAGTATTCAAAATTTCCTCGATGTACAAATTAAAAGATTTTCTCAAGGAATGAAACAGAGAGTCGCATTTGCTAGAGCATTAATACATGACCCAAATATACTTATCTTGGATGAACCGACAACAGGAATGGATGTTCCTTCTGCTAGAAACGTTATTAACTTCATTAACAACTGTCAAGAAGATGGGAAACTTGTTCTGGTATCAACGCACAATATGTCAGAAGTTGAGAAGTTATGCACCAAAGTAGTACTTTTACACGATGGACTTGTAAAATTTCAAGGGACAACCGAACAGATGAAAGCTACGGGCAAATCGGACCAATTGGATGACGCATTCACTAACTTATGTATGTAA
- a CDS encoding YIP1 family protein gives MRTLLLVEFLSTPKNGLPRLHSGKNFIAPILIIILCNVVMLAFVFGNIDHDWYIDNLIEVKTINASNAEKQQITEIYSMLSPTQLGITSMITAAFLLPAAFCLISLYFYMASKMLHAHHEFRQWLTLVAWSYIPSLLGVFSSIVMVLISDYGRYLPDTANPLSLNSLFFNLPLDSKLSSFFNTVDLTLLWTITLMVIGFSSWVNIDRLKSVVIVCLPFAIFFISQYLLS, from the coding sequence ATGCGAACATTATTACTCGTTGAATTCTTATCGACACCAAAAAACGGCTTGCCAAGACTCCATTCTGGGAAAAATTTCATCGCACCCATTTTGATTATTATATTATGTAATGTGGTTATGTTAGCGTTTGTGTTTGGCAATATAGACCACGATTGGTACATAGATAATTTAATCGAAGTCAAAACAATTAACGCGTCTAATGCTGAAAAACAGCAAATTACTGAAATATATTCAATGCTTTCTCCAACCCAACTTGGAATTACAAGCATGATAACCGCCGCCTTTTTATTGCCGGCTGCGTTCTGCTTGATAAGTTTATATTTTTATATGGCCTCTAAGATGTTACATGCACATCATGAGTTTCGACAGTGGTTGACCTTAGTGGCATGGAGTTATATCCCATCTTTATTGGGAGTTTTCTCTTCCATAGTTATGGTTTTAATATCTGACTACGGACGGTATTTACCGGACACTGCCAATCCTTTATCACTGAACTCGCTATTTTTTAATCTACCCTTAGATTCGAAGTTAAGCTCGTTTTTTAACACCGTTGACTTAACTCTATTATGGACCATTACACTTATGGTAATAGGTTTCAGCAGTTGGGTTAACATCGACCGATTAAAGTCAGTGGTTATTGTGTGCTTGCCATTCGCCATATTTTTTATTTCACAATATTTGCTGTCTTAG
- a CDS encoding efflux RND transporter periplasmic adaptor subunit encodes MKKILVIAVIVAALLVPIIQKKFAIQQSTDVDSATLSRQTIKSSIIASGNFVYEKEVNLTSELIGVVKRLHVQEGQNVIEEQLLIEIDDRAYKSIVEENISSVKQYEILIEKQKIILANLNGQWLRKKEMLYQNVVSEEQYEEIYYKLKVAEIDLNESKEQIKQAKARLKFSQEQLSKTKIRSPISGKITNLTIKEGETAISGTTNIAGSSLMVISDTSTLIAEIKADEADFSKIRLGQGVDIVSVAYPDSVIEGTVKFISNTAKLYGRRQNISFKVNIQFAAPEAVTLRSGMSCRVEIYSQMENSVLAVPINAVQISENLGTGENVERFVYVIKNKVAERVVIKTGIADDKFQHVTSGLEENSVIVIGPNSVFKQFKGKEQIDVNILEIEL; translated from the coding sequence ATGAAAAAAATATTGGTAATAGCCGTTATCGTTGCTGCATTGTTAGTCCCGATCATACAAAAGAAATTTGCTATTCAGCAATCGACGGATGTGGACTCTGCAACGTTAAGCCGACAGACCATTAAGAGCTCAATTATTGCTTCGGGAAACTTTGTCTACGAAAAAGAAGTTAACCTAACATCTGAACTTATAGGTGTGGTGAAGCGCCTGCACGTGCAAGAAGGCCAAAATGTAATCGAAGAACAATTGCTGATAGAGATAGATGATCGGGCATATAAATCAATTGTTGAAGAGAATATATCATCAGTTAAGCAGTATGAAATCTTAATAGAGAAACAAAAAATTATATTAGCAAATCTAAATGGCCAATGGCTGAGAAAAAAAGAGATGCTTTATCAAAATGTAGTTAGTGAGGAGCAATACGAAGAGATTTATTATAAGCTCAAAGTGGCTGAAATCGACTTAAATGAAAGTAAAGAGCAGATTAAACAGGCCAAAGCAAGGTTGAAATTTTCCCAAGAACAGCTGTCAAAGACCAAAATCCGATCACCTATAAGCGGAAAAATCACAAATCTTACAATCAAAGAAGGTGAGACAGCTATTTCGGGAACGACTAACATAGCAGGATCCTCATTGATGGTCATTTCAGACACATCTACACTAATCGCTGAAATTAAAGCCGATGAAGCCGACTTTTCAAAAATTAGGCTAGGCCAGGGTGTCGACATAGTTTCTGTCGCATACCCTGATTCAGTTATTGAAGGCACTGTAAAATTCATTTCTAACACTGCTAAGTTATATGGCCGTAGGCAAAACATTAGTTTCAAGGTGAACATACAGTTTGCCGCACCCGAAGCGGTCACTCTGAGGTCGGGTATGAGCTGTAGAGTCGAAATTTACTCACAAATGGAAAATTCGGTTTTAGCGGTACCAATTAATGCTGTTCAAATATCTGAAAACCTTGGAACTGGCGAGAATGTGGAAAGATTTGTTTATGTCATAAAAAATAAAGTCGCAGAACGTGTTGTCATCAAGACTGGTATAGCAGATGACAAGTTTCAACATGTTACTAGTGGGCTAGAAGAGAACTCTGTAATAGTGATCGGACCTAATAGCGTTTTTAAACAATTTAAAGGTAAGGAACAAATTGATGTTAATATCTTAGAGATAGAGTTATGA
- a CDS encoding ABC transporter ATP-binding protein, translated as MTQLSHPIINLDTISKSYSMGQQDVLALKDISLKIYKADFVAITGSSGSGKTTLMNILGCLDAAWSGDYYLSGENVSLKTENELALVRNKKIGFIFQNFNLLTKLNALQNTMQPLLYRGVGLRERKIAATNALTHVGLKDRLLHLPSELSGGQRQRIAIARAIITSPSILLADEPTGNLDTKTTHEIMKIFQELNKLGHTIIVVTHEEEIAELCKRRIVLSDGVIISDVTKTSASEVHA; from the coding sequence ATGACTCAATTATCTCATCCTATTATTAATTTAGATACCATATCGAAAAGTTATAGTATGGGTCAGCAGGACGTTTTAGCGTTAAAAGATATCAGTCTGAAAATTTACAAAGCTGATTTTGTTGCCATAACTGGATCCTCGGGATCTGGCAAAACAACCTTGATGAATATTTTGGGATGTTTAGATGCCGCCTGGTCAGGTGACTATTACTTGAGTGGTGAAAATGTTTCTCTAAAAACCGAGAATGAATTAGCGCTCGTCCGCAATAAAAAAATTGGCTTTATTTTCCAAAACTTTAATTTGCTAACTAAGCTCAACGCTCTTCAAAATACAATGCAGCCCCTTCTGTACCGTGGTGTGGGGTTAAGAGAAAGAAAAATTGCTGCGACAAATGCATTAACTCACGTAGGTTTAAAGGATAGGCTTCTGCATTTACCGAGCGAACTCTCTGGTGGTCAGCGGCAAAGGATAGCTATTGCGCGAGCTATTATCACCTCACCATCCATTCTGTTAGCCGATGAGCCAACAGGGAATTTGGATACCAAAACTACTCACGAAATAATGAAAATTTTTCAAGAGCTAAATAAGCTAGGTCACACAATTATAGTTGTTACACATGAAGAAGAGATAGCTGAACTTTGCAAAAGAAGGATTGTATTGAGTGACGGTGTGATTATCAGTGACGTCACAAAAACATCAGCAAGTGAAGTCCATGCTTAG
- a CDS encoding ABC transporter permease, translating to MAAFISVWSHGLKSFLTMLGIIIGVASTIAIISVIEGFGNSIYEQFEGFGSNSLTLRSYTSPSDQLQGKFAKITAQDVDEIKGKVKGVEFITPTLISRSGESAISFKNLQTFGQVYGTTYTYKDIQNIELKSGRFLSYNDNNTRRKVAFIGDELRLKLNLPEIPDGEFIKYRDEWFKVIGVAKPKGTFFGIEQDNYLIIPYETMKGLNGQGWIPDIFLQLELKDINDLDSVKLALQTILRKQHNIVDEQDDFKIETSEQLTSGISNILSILTVVLGGIVAISLLVGGVGIMNIMLLSVTERTREIGICKAIGARRSDILLQFLMEAIIISGAGGFIGICLGYFISATTSLFIPGFPPSEVPLWSVMLASGFSITIGIFFGIVPAFKAANLNPIDALKYE from the coding sequence ATGGCAGCATTTATTTCTGTTTGGTCACACGGCTTGAAGAGTTTTCTTACAATGTTAGGCATAATTATAGGGGTTGCATCTACAATTGCTATAATCTCAGTAATCGAGGGATTTGGTAATAGCATATATGAGCAATTTGAGGGTTTTGGTTCTAACTCTTTAACTTTAAGATCATACACATCACCAAGTGACCAGTTGCAAGGAAAATTCGCAAAAATTACTGCCCAAGATGTTGATGAAATCAAAGGGAAGGTTAAAGGTGTAGAGTTCATAACGCCAACTCTGATATCTAGAAGTGGCGAAAGCGCAATTTCATTTAAAAACTTACAAACATTTGGACAAGTCTATGGAACCACATATACGTATAAAGACATACAAAATATTGAGTTGAAAAGTGGTCGGTTTCTATCTTATAACGACAATAACACTAGGAGAAAGGTTGCGTTTATAGGTGATGAATTAAGGTTAAAACTTAATTTACCTGAAATTCCAGACGGAGAATTTATAAAATACAGAGATGAATGGTTCAAAGTTATTGGCGTTGCCAAACCCAAAGGGACATTTTTTGGTATTGAACAAGACAATTATCTAATCATACCCTACGAGACCATGAAAGGCCTGAATGGTCAAGGCTGGATTCCTGATATTTTCTTGCAATTAGAGCTAAAAGACATCAATGATCTCGACTCAGTTAAACTGGCGTTGCAGACTATACTCAGGAAACAGCACAACATTGTTGACGAGCAGGACGATTTTAAAATTGAAACATCCGAGCAACTAACTTCAGGAATTTCTAATATTTTAAGTATTTTAACGGTTGTGTTAGGGGGCATCGTTGCTATTTCATTGCTGGTAGGTGGAGTTGGTATTATGAACATAATGCTCCTATCTGTCACTGAAAGGACTCGAGAAATTGGTATATGTAAGGCGATTGGCGCTAGAAGGTCCGATATTCTACTACAGTTTCTTATGGAAGCCATCATTATTTCAGGTGCCGGAGGATTTATAGGAATTTGTCTCGGTTATTTTATAAGTGCTACAACTTCGTTGTTTATCCCTGGCTTTCCACCTTCCGAAGTTCCTTTATGGTCTGTAATGCTTGCATCGGGGTTCTCGATAACTATAGGGATTTTTTTCGGGATTGTTCCTGCCTTCAAAGCAGCTAATTTGAATCCAATAGACGCATTAAAATATGAATGA
- a CDS encoding GNAT family N-acetyltransferase — protein MPSEMVNPHDSLVSFQECILQGMIPLAKVPGYSNLYSYVDEASPGVMRFTYARMTDDRRTVKAFCSCVKNGFHDGHPCISIGYAVPEQYRNRGYGTAIVKEAVNDLLSQAHKGGIPHIVIDSVVSKENVASQRVTESALQVIRESIIDTESGQPAFQYTAVYSTVESIL, from the coding sequence ATGCCTTCTGAAATGGTAAACCCGCATGATAGTCTAGTGTCCTTTCAAGAGTGTATTTTGCAGGGGATGATTCCTTTAGCAAAAGTACCCGGTTATTCAAATTTGTATAGTTATGTTGATGAAGCTTCGCCTGGTGTAATGCGATTTACATATGCGCGTATGACTGATGACAGACGCACAGTTAAAGCTTTTTGCTCCTGCGTAAAGAATGGGTTTCATGACGGCCATCCATGTATTTCTATCGGCTATGCAGTTCCAGAGCAATATCGAAATCGAGGATATGGGACAGCAATAGTGAAAGAAGCTGTAAATGACCTTTTATCGCAAGCTCATAAAGGTGGAATACCGCATATAGTTATAGATTCTGTGGTCAGCAAGGAAAACGTGGCTTCTCAACGAGTCACCGAGAGTGCACTACAAGTTATTAGAGAGTCAATAATTGACACAGAATCTGGGCAGCCTGCCTTTCAATACACAGCTGTATACAGCACCGTAGAGTCTATTCTTTAA